A single region of the Flavobacteriales bacterium genome encodes:
- a CDS encoding uroporphyrinogen-III synthase translates to MAENKVKTILVSQPEPKTESSPYFDLAEKQKVKIDFRPFIHVESVDSSEFRKSRINLADYSAVILTSRNAVDNYFRIAEETRFNVPDSMKYFCMSEAIAYYLQKYVVYRKRKIYYGKTRFEDLMPTIKKHKKEKFLLPSSDILKPNIPEALEEGKIDYTRAVLYKTVCSDLSDLSDVLYDILVFFSPSGIKSLFENFPDFEQNDTRIAAFGPTTRKAVEEAGLTLNIQAPSMDAPSMTMALEQYIKKVNGRK, encoded by the coding sequence ATGGCGGAAAACAAGGTTAAAACGATTCTGGTTTCTCAACCGGAACCGAAGACAGAGAGCTCTCCTTACTTCGACCTTGCTGAAAAGCAAAAGGTAAAGATCGATTTTCGACCCTTTATCCATGTCGAGTCGGTGGATTCCTCTGAATTCCGAAAATCCCGAATCAACCTAGCGGATTACAGCGCAGTTATTCTGACGAGTCGGAATGCAGTCGATAATTATTTCCGCATCGCGGAAGAAACGCGCTTCAACGTTCCCGACTCTATGAAGTATTTCTGTATGTCAGAGGCGATCGCCTACTACTTGCAGAAATACGTGGTTTATCGCAAGCGCAAGATCTATTACGGTAAAACCCGTTTTGAGGATCTGATGCCTACGATCAAAAAGCACAAGAAAGAGAAATTCTTATTGCCCTCATCGGATATTTTGAAGCCGAACATCCCCGAAGCACTTGAAGAAGGGAAGATCGACTACACCCGCGCCGTATTGTACAAGACCGTATGCAGTGACCTTTCGGATCTGAGCGACGTGTTGTACGATATCCTTGTGTTCTTTAGTCCATCAGGTATCAAATCGCTCTTTGAGAATTTCCCGGATTTCGAGCAGAACGACACCCGCATCGCGGCTTTTGGCCCTACGACCCGGAAAGCGGTTGAGGAAGCTGGATTGACCCTCAACATTCAGGCACCGAGCATGGACGCACCGTCCATGACCATGGCCCTGGAGCAGTACATCAAAAAGGTCAACGGACGCAAATAA